The following proteins come from a genomic window of Sorghum bicolor cultivar BTx623 chromosome 3, Sorghum_bicolor_NCBIv3, whole genome shotgun sequence:
- the LOC110433342 gene encoding protein ANTI-SILENCING 1-like: MSAPPPASARMDGNCEKIQFSWGKCIAKGVKTGSRIYGSFTFDNVKYSLYDCVYLFKHGDPEPYIGKIIKIWEQNKAKKVKILWFFLPEEIQKYLRGPVMEKEVFLASGDGSGLADINPLEAIAGKCTVICISKDERNRQPSPQEQTMADYIFYRCFDVKNCTLSDELPDKITGLEVNVLLNPKDEQGMSSASAANVLLNPNVDEVLAATFTAPCSVTKEDDESLATAIPLPQASVKEVDENLPAAILLSQSVVKKEDKKSIAAIPLSHSAVKDENQVVLAPHPQLSVTVNILKQKESQKAHAGERPRKKLKLSQEATGQDIVPSITDKRPAQADRSTWFKFRWDDKFLQRADKQGTLVYIQNLDTQFGGADLEELVREALQLSCIAKPINHPTCDDPNNGKAYAIFRTKNDADVAISKINSGLVVGGRPLYCSKGLLKVPKSSGTLVGHLTLRNIKIGKRQREEQRKSVLTSHCSQPNTIEYEMALEWMILKEEHRRKIRKLHEMHRDHRKGFASMGSKSARIEK, translated from the exons ATGAGTGCGCCACCACCTGCCAGCGCCAGAATGGATGGGAATTGTGAGAAAATCCAATTCTCATGGGGGAAGTGTATAGCTAAAGGTGTTAAAACAGGTTCACGAATCTATGGGTCCTTCACATTTGACAATGTGAAGTATTCGTTGTATGACTGTGTCTACCTGTTTAAGCATGGTGATCCTGAACCATACATTGGGAAGATTATTAAGATTTGGGAGCAAAATAAGGCTAAGAAAGTAAAAATTCTTTGGTTTTTCCTCCCTGAGGAGATTCAGAAATATTTAAGAGGTCCTGTGATGGAAAAGGAGGTTTTTCTTGCTTCTGGTGATGGTAGTGGGCTTGCGGATATCAATCCGCTG GAAGCTATTGCTGgaaaatgcactgttatatgcattTCAAAAGACGAGAGGAATCGCCAGCCTTCGCCTCAGGAACAAACAATGGCTGATTATATCTTCTATAGGTGCTTTGATGTTAAAAACTGCACACTTTCTGATGAGTTGCCTGATAAAATCACAGGGCTGGAAG TTAATGTTCTGCTGAATCCAAAAGACGAGCAAGGCATGTCCAGTGCCAGTGCAGCAAATGTTCTGCTGAATCCAAATGTGGATGAGGTTTTAGCTGCCACATTCACTGCTCCCTGTTCAGTCACTAAAGAGGATGATGAAAGTCTGGCTACTGCAATTCCCCTTCCTCAGGCATCAGTTAAGGAGGTGGATGAAAATCTGCCTGCTGCTATTCTCCTTTCACAGTCTGTGGTCAAGAAAGAGGATAAGAAATCAATAGCTGCCATTCCCCTTTCTCATTCAGCAGTCAAGGATGAAAACCAAGTTGTTTTGGCTCCCCATCCACAGTTATCAGTTACGGTCAACATTCTGAAACAAAAAGAGTCACAGAAAGCTCATGCTGGCGAGAGGCCACGAAAAAAGTTGAAATTATCCCAAGAAGCTACAGGGCAGGACATAGTCCCATCTATTACTGACAAAAGACCTGCGCAAGCT GACAGAAGCACTTGGTTTAAATTT CGATGGGATGACAAATTTCTACAGAGGGCTGATAAGCAGGGGACACTTGTATATATTCAAAATCTTGATACTCAGTTTGGAGGTGCTGACTTAGAG GAGCTGGTTCGTGAAGCACTACAGCTAAGTTGCATTGCCAAGCCCATTAACCACCCCACCTGTGATGATCCAAACAACG GAAAAGCATATGCTATATTCAGGACTAAAAATGATGCTGATGTGGCTATTTCAAAAATCAATTCAGGCTTGGTTGTTGGTGGAAG ACCACTCTACTGCAGCAAAGGTTTACTCAAGGTTCCAAAATCTTCAGGAACTCTTGTTGGGCACTTGACCTTACGCAATATTAAAATTGGTAAAAGACAGCGAGAAGAGCAG AGGAAGTCTGTATTGACGTCACATTGCTCTCAGCCCAACACGATAGAGTATGAGATGGCCTTGGAGTGGATGATTCTAAAAGAAGAACACAGGAGAAAAATCAGGAAACTTCACGAG ATGCATAGAGATCACAGGAAAGGGTTTGCAAGTATGGGCAGCAAGAGTGCAAGGATAGAGAAGTAG